The following coding sequences lie in one Pseudomonas syringae CC1557 genomic window:
- the dapE gene encoding succinyl-diaminopimelate desuccinylase, with protein sequence MTAPADLSPTLQLACDLIRRPSVTPVDADCQTVMMQRLGDAGFTLEPMRIEDVDNFWATHGGQEGPVLCFAGHTDVVPTGPLEKWQNDPFDALIDEHGMLCGRGAADMKGSLAAMLVAAERFVADHPDHKGSVAFLITSDEEGPAHHGTKAVVERLAARKERLDWCIVGEPSSTTLVGDVVKNGRRGSLGATLTVRGKQGHVAYPHLAKNPIHLAAPALAELAAEHWDNGNDFFPPTSFQISNLNSGTGATNVIPGDLVAVFNFRFSTESTVEGLQQRVASILDKHELDWHVDWALSGLPFLTEPGALLDAVSSSIKNVTGRDTKASTSGGTSDGRFIATLGTQVVELGPVNATIHQVNERILASDLDVLTEIYYQTLVKLLA encoded by the coding sequence ATGACGGCCCCCGCCGACCTCTCGCCCACTCTCCAACTTGCCTGCGACCTGATCCGGCGGCCTTCGGTCACCCCGGTCGACGCCGATTGCCAGACCGTGATGATGCAGCGTCTGGGCGATGCCGGCTTCACGCTGGAGCCGATGCGTATCGAAGACGTCGACAATTTCTGGGCCACCCACGGCGGCCAGGAAGGCCCGGTGCTGTGTTTCGCCGGTCATACCGACGTGGTGCCGACCGGTCCGCTAGAGAAATGGCAGAACGATCCATTCGACGCGTTGATCGACGAACACGGCATGCTTTGCGGGCGTGGCGCAGCGGACATGAAAGGCAGTCTGGCGGCGATGCTGGTGGCGGCCGAGCGTTTTGTTGCCGATCATCCCGATCACAAGGGCTCGGTGGCGTTTCTGATCACCAGTGATGAAGAAGGCCCGGCGCATCATGGCACCAAGGCCGTTGTGGAGCGGCTGGCAGCTCGCAAGGAACGACTCGACTGGTGCATCGTCGGCGAGCCGTCGAGCACCACGCTGGTGGGTGATGTGGTCAAGAACGGTCGTCGCGGCTCGCTGGGCGCCACACTGACCGTGCGTGGCAAGCAGGGTCATGTCGCTTACCCGCATCTGGCGAAGAACCCTATTCACCTGGCCGCTCCGGCGCTGGCTGAACTGGCCGCCGAACACTGGGACAACGGCAACGACTTCTTTCCGCCAACCAGTTTTCAGATCTCCAACCTCAATTCCGGCACCGGCGCGACCAACGTGATTCCGGGTGATCTGGTGGCGGTCTTCAATTTCCGCTTCTCGACCGAGTCCACTGTCGAAGGCTTGCAGCAGCGTGTGGCGAGCATTCTCGACAAGCATGAGCTGGACTGGCATGTGGACTGGGCCTTGTCGGGCCTGCCTTTCCTGACCGAGCCGGGCGCGCTGCTGGACGCGGTGTCGTCCAGCATCAAGAACGTCACCGGTCGCGACACCAAAGCCTCGACCAGCGGCGGCACCTCCGATGGTCGTTTCATTGCAACCCTGGGCACCCAAGTGGTTGAACTGGGACCGGTCAACGCGACGATTCACCAGGTCAACGAACGTATCCTGGCCAGCGATCTCGATGTACTGACCGAGATCTACTACCAGACGCTGGTCAAGTTGCTCGCCTGA
- a CDS encoding putative RNA methyltransferase produces MLTCPICSAPLSAADNGVVCPANHCFDRARQGYLNLLPVQHKNSRDPGDNQAMVEARRDFLNAGHYAPVARRLAELAAERAPARWLDIGCGEGYYTAQIAEALPLADGYALDISREAVKRACRRDPSLTWMVASMARVPLPDASCQFLASVFSPLDWQEAKRLLTPGGGLMRVGPTSEHLMELRQRLYDEVRDYADDKHLALVPEGMQLQHSETLRYTLKLIDGQSRADLLAMTPHGWRASAERRAAVIEQPGPFKVTVSMRYDYFVLQ; encoded by the coding sequence ATGCTGACCTGCCCGATCTGCTCTGCGCCGCTCAGTGCGGCGGACAATGGTGTGGTATGCCCGGCCAACCACTGTTTCGACCGTGCGCGTCAGGGTTATCTGAACCTGCTGCCGGTACAGCACAAGAACAGCCGCGACCCTGGTGACAATCAGGCCATGGTCGAGGCGCGGCGCGACTTTCTCAACGCCGGACACTACGCACCGGTTGCCCGCCGACTGGCCGAACTGGCGGCAGAGCGCGCCCCGGCACGCTGGCTGGACATCGGCTGCGGTGAAGGTTATTACACCGCGCAAATTGCCGAAGCCCTGCCCCTCGCCGACGGTTACGCACTGGATATCTCCCGCGAAGCCGTGAAGCGGGCCTGCCGTCGCGATCCGAGCCTGACCTGGATGGTCGCCAGCATGGCTCGGGTGCCGTTGCCGGATGCGAGCTGTCAGTTTTTGGCCAGCGTGTTCAGCCCGCTGGACTGGCAGGAAGCCAAACGCCTGTTAACCCCGGGTGGCGGACTGATGCGTGTCGGCCCGACCAGCGAACACCTGATGGAACTGCGTCAGCGTCTGTACGATGAAGTTCGTGATTATGCCGACGACAAGCACTTGGCACTGGTGCCGGAAGGCATGCAGTTGCAACACAGCGAAACGCTACGCTACACATTGAAGCTGATCGACGGCCAGTCCCGCGCCGATTTGCTGGCGATGACACCTCACGGCTGGCGAGCCAGCGCCGAACGCCGCGCTGCGGTCATCGAGCAACCAGGGCCTTTCAAGGTCACCGTTTCCATGCGCTACGATTATTTCGTGCTGCAATAA
- the plsB gene encoding glycerol-3-phosphate 1-O-acyltransferase PlsB yields MTRSPFRRLVFGTLRRLLYLWVRSETINQSSFTLNLDRSRPVLYALQSPSLSDLAVVDTECRKAGLPRPVLSVAIGDLIEPMAYFYLTPAPDWLGRQDKRGAPPTLERLVAAVSQNPAEDAQIIPVSVFWGQSPDRESSAWKLLFADSWAVTGRLRRLVSILILGRKTRVQFSAPIHMRELVDQNKGYELTLRMSQRLLRVHFRNLKSAVIGPDVSHRRTVVKGLLDEPLVKQAIIEEAEREKISQDKARERALSYGNEIASDYTYSAIRFLEVVLSWFWNKIYDGIKVSHIEGVQKVAPGHEVIYVPCHRSHIDYLLLSYLLFRNGLTPPHIAAGINLNMPVVGSLLRRGGAFFMRRTFKGNPLYTAVFNEYLHTLFTKGFPVEYFVEGGRSRTGRMLQPKTGMLAITLRSFLRNSRMPIVFIPVYIGYERVLEGRTYLGELRGATKKKESIFDIFKVIGALKQRFGEVSVNFGEPIKLAEFLDSEQPDWRAQELAPQYRPDWLSETTHRLGERVAQHLNEAAAVNPMNLVAVALLSTQKLALDDQAMERVLDLYLTLLRSVPYSPHTTLPEGNGRSLIEHVKGMDLLAEQKDALGKILYLNEQNAVLMTYYRNNVLHIFALPSLLASFFQSSSRMTREQILRYTHALYPYLQSELFIRWPLNKLDEVIDQWLAAFVEQGLLRFKNDAYVRPEPSSREFVLLTLLSRAIAQTLQRFYMAIALLLNNGQNILSAEELEDLCTVMAQRLSILHGLNAPEFFDKSLFRHFIQTLLDLGVLRKDTAGKLSYHPMLGELAEGAAKRVLPAEIRLSIRQVALHSNEEEPEAKSETGPA; encoded by the coding sequence ATGACCCGCTCTCCATTCCGTCGCCTCGTATTCGGCACTCTGCGCCGATTGCTGTACCTCTGGGTTCGCTCGGAAACCATCAATCAGTCATCCTTCACGCTCAACCTCGACCGCAGTCGACCGGTGCTCTATGCATTGCAGTCGCCTTCGCTTAGCGATCTCGCCGTCGTCGATACCGAATGCCGCAAGGCCGGCCTGCCCCGCCCCGTGCTGTCGGTAGCCATTGGCGACCTGATCGAGCCGATGGCCTATTTCTACCTGACACCCGCACCGGACTGGCTGGGCCGCCAGGACAAGCGTGGCGCGCCACCGACGCTGGAGCGTCTGGTCGCCGCGGTGAGCCAGAACCCTGCCGAGGATGCGCAAATCATCCCGGTCAGCGTTTTCTGGGGTCAGTCACCTGATCGGGAATCCAGCGCCTGGAAGCTTTTGTTCGCCGACAGCTGGGCGGTGACCGGGCGCTTGCGACGTCTGGTCAGCATCCTGATTCTGGGGCGCAAGACCCGCGTGCAGTTTTCCGCACCGATTCACATGCGCGAACTGGTTGACCAGAACAAAGGCTACGAACTGACCCTGCGCATGAGTCAGCGTCTGCTGCGGGTGCATTTCCGCAACCTGAAAAGCGCGGTGATAGGCCCGGACGTGTCGCACCGACGCACCGTGGTCAAAGGCCTGCTGGATGAGCCACTGGTCAAACAGGCAATCATCGAAGAAGCCGAACGGGAAAAGATTTCGCAGGACAAGGCACGTGAGCGAGCGCTGAGTTACGGCAACGAGATCGCCTCGGACTACACCTACTCCGCTATCCGCTTTCTCGAAGTGGTGCTGAGCTGGTTTTGGAACAAGATCTACGATGGCATCAAGGTCAGCCACATCGAAGGCGTGCAGAAAGTCGCGCCGGGCCATGAAGTGATCTACGTGCCCTGCCATCGCAGCCATATCGATTACCTGCTGCTGTCCTATCTGCTGTTTCGCAACGGCCTGACACCGCCGCACATTGCCGCAGGCATCAACCTGAACATGCCGGTAGTCGGCAGCCTGCTGCGGCGTGGCGGCGCGTTTTTCATGCGCCGAACGTTCAAGGGCAACCCGCTGTATACCGCCGTGTTCAACGAGTACCTGCACACCTTGTTCACCAAGGGTTTCCCGGTCGAATACTTCGTCGAGGGCGGTCGCTCACGTACTGGACGCATGCTGCAACCCAAGACCGGCATGCTTGCCATTACCCTGCGCAGCTTTCTGCGCAACTCGCGGATGCCGATTGTCTTCATCCCGGTGTACATCGGCTACGAGCGGGTGCTGGAAGGCCGTACCTACCTGGGTGAACTGCGCGGCGCGACCAAGAAAAAAGAATCGATCTTCGACATTTTCAAAGTCATCGGTGCGTTGAAGCAGCGCTTCGGTGAGGTATCGGTGAACTTCGGCGAACCGATCAAGCTGGCTGAATTCCTCGACAGCGAGCAGCCGGACTGGCGCGCACAGGAACTCGCGCCGCAATATCGCCCTGACTGGCTGAGCGAAACCACTCATCGGCTGGGCGAGCGTGTGGCCCAGCACCTCAACGAGGCCGCGGCGGTCAACCCGATGAACCTGGTGGCGGTTGCATTACTGTCGACGCAAAAGCTGGCGCTGGACGATCAGGCTATGGAGCGTGTGCTCGACCTGTACCTGACGCTGTTACGCAGCGTGCCTTACTCGCCGCACACCACGCTGCCGGAAGGTAACGGGCGTTCGCTGATCGAGCACGTCAAAGGCATGGACCTGCTGGCCGAGCAGAAAGATGCGCTGGGCAAGATTCTGTATCTGAACGAGCAGAACGCAGTCCTGATGACCTATTACCGCAACAACGTGCTGCACATCTTTGCCCTGCCTTCACTGCTGGCGAGCTTTTTCCAGAGTTCATCGCGCATGACCCGCGAGCAGATTCTGCGCTACACCCATGCTCTATACCCCTACCTGCAATCGGAACTGTTCATTCGCTGGCCGCTGAATAAACTGGACGAGGTAATCGATCAATGGCTCGCAGCGTTCGTCGAGCAAGGTCTGTTGCGCTTCAAGAATGACGCCTACGTGCGCCCTGAACCCAGCTCACGGGAATTTGTGCTGCTGACCCTGTTGTCGCGCGCCATCGCACAGACGTTGCAGCGTTTCTACATGGCAATCGCCCTGTTGCTCAACAACGGTCAGAACATCCTGAGCGCCGAGGAGCTGGAAGACTTGTGTACGGTCATGGCCCAGCGTCTGTCGATCCTGCATGGTCTGAATGCGCCGGAGTTTTTCGACAAGAGTCTGTTCCGGCACTTTATCCAGACCCTGCTGGACCTCGGCGTACTGCGCAAGGACACAGCGGGCAAACTGAGTTACCACCCGATGCTGGGCGAACTGGCAGAAGGTGCAGCCAAGCGCGTCTTGCCGGCTGAAATACGGCTGTCGATCCGGCAGGTTGCCCTGCACAGTAACGAAGAAGAGCCGGAGGCAAAAAGCGAAACCGGGCCGGCGTAG